Proteins encoded by one window of Cylindrospermum stagnale PCC 7417:
- a CDS encoding acyltransferase family protein has translation MSGDEISQSSIEPTKQVNSRFRLDYLDGIRGSTAIYIILFHIYLDVSATLSDTEKFSIIWQVTDLFFSQGRYGVVIFIVLSGYCLTLPIANSENRQIRGGILNYFQRRALRILPPYYAALILSLICNSLIPKNIMLATGTHWNYGQPAFDKGAIIPHLFLVHNFNAEDWMFKINPPMWSVALEWQIYFLLPFVLLPVWRYLGISAVLVVAFLLSLLLSKFWYAWYIILFTLGFIGAVIGLDKQSSSLKWKNRINWDITCIIFATIWVVASFPPSRLKPFLVLILTKICPFINNFSQPQQFIFDLIIGIAVICLIISCSRFIVEGKPTFFRGILDLLQSRWLVTLGGFSYSIYLVHALIEALVQLCLKDLHILPLVKLAISITLTVPLSVVGGYAFYVFFEKPVIMHLKSIK, from the coding sequence ATGTCAGGTGATGAAATATCTCAATCATCGATAGAGCCGACTAAGCAAGTAAATTCTAGATTTCGACTTGATTATTTGGATGGAATCCGAGGTTCAACAGCAATATATATAATTTTATTCCACATTTATTTAGATGTTTCTGCAACGCTTAGTGACACTGAGAAATTTAGCATTATATGGCAAGTAACTGATTTATTTTTCTCCCAAGGAAGATATGGGGTTGTAATTTTTATTGTGCTATCTGGTTATTGTCTAACGTTACCTATTGCTAACTCTGAAAACAGACAGATACGTGGTGGCATTCTTAATTACTTTCAGCGACGCGCATTAAGGATTTTACCTCCATATTATGCGGCTCTGATTTTGTCACTTATTTGTAACTCTCTTATTCCTAAAAATATAATGTTAGCTACAGGAACGCACTGGAATTATGGGCAACCTGCGTTTGATAAAGGGGCAATAATTCCCCATTTATTTTTAGTTCATAACTTTAATGCTGAAGACTGGATGTTTAAAATTAACCCTCCTATGTGGAGTGTAGCCTTAGAATGGCAAATATACTTTTTGCTGCCCTTCGTATTATTACCTGTATGGCGATATTTAGGCATAAGTGCTGTATTAGTCGTAGCATTTTTGCTGAGTTTGCTCTTAAGCAAATTCTGGTATGCATGGTACATCATTTTATTTACTCTAGGTTTTATAGGAGCAGTTATTGGCTTAGATAAACAATCATCTTCATTAAAGTGGAAAAATAGAATTAACTGGGATATAACTTGTATTATTTTTGCTACAATCTGGGTTGTAGCTTCATTTCCGCCTTCACGTTTAAAGCCGTTTTTAGTATTGATATTGACTAAAATATGTCCATTTATAAATAATTTTTCTCAACCGCAACAATTTATTTTTGATCTCATAATTGGCATAGCGGTAATTTGTTTAATTATATCTTGTAGTAGATTTATAGTTGAGGGAAAACCTACTTTTTTTCGGGGTATTTTAGATTTATTACAATCCCGATGGTTAGTTACTTTGGGTGGTTTTTCTTATAGTATATATTTAGTACATGCTCTGATAGAAGCACTGGTTCAATTGTGTCTCAAGGATTTGCATATATTACCATTAGTGAAGCTGGCAATATCAATTACACTCACCGTACCCCTGTCTGTAGTAGGAGGATATGCTTTTTATGTCTTTTTTGAAAAGCCAGTTATTATGCATTTAAAATCAATAAAATGA